Proteins from one Bos taurus isolate L1 Dominette 01449 registration number 42190680 breed Hereford chromosome 7, ARS-UCD2.0, whole genome shotgun sequence genomic window:
- the BERV-K1 gene encoding RNA export protein-like protein of BERV-K1 precursor (The RefSeq protein has 4 substitutions compared to this genomic sequence), whose amino-acid sequence MSQPPRHLVPPLPRPQKRKGPPLPPLPPPTREAQLISRRMTPEILDEQEEEPPTRQMSQLCIRDIVLPNSLPHRKSPGCPTRATQQASIPTWGQIKTLCHQAQGIASLQGSPVSPERVFIAMLALLSCQVSASSPAPEKYWAYFPDPPTFQVVTWNNAPIRVHTNQPHLLGGHYTFYTEEEYPINFNYTFRGLTDDLPVCFNFPFDHTGSYITPTKEGCIGASEKAIITDSPSLRYRSVWVLLARMPGILDPYKSLHFKSPPKYPNCHNAAPSDAIWKTIDGHSGYPIWKSCTYNSRIDYRIPGGNYTIQDWSNPDPGQDPMIDDAFKGRFDNWKEYSVPWPLRATRWHRNQFVPPMLSYTAKGRTYWQPEIWKALTATAPITLTRPENISTYSILACLPSPYVFLFTNDSKRLNIHMNYSGGPNIVTCEQCMLSSCLAPQYNVCSFVVLQRPPYLMVPVTITTHWYDNYGLAVIQQVRDLMRSRRLAGLLLLGIATLITGITSVYMAAVSLTEQVHTAQYVDAMSKNVSLALATEEAIFRKLEMRIDALEEAILHIGNELQALKVRLALSCHADYRWICVTPLKVNETDYDWQKIKNHILGVWNSSDISLDLRKLHSQITTIERSHLDFTASGVASDFFHTISNFVSGKYFLSAIFNYAAVAAIILLIIFILPCIVRIFRQSIQKLETELHTGFLRNKNGGDAGTQHGSSHP is encoded by the coding sequence ATGTCACAGCCCCCCAGGCATCTGGTCCCTCCACTGCCACGACCACAAAAAAGGAAGGGACCTCCTCTACCTCCACTCCCTCCGCCAACACGGGAAGCCCAGCTGATCTCGAGACGAATGACACCAGAGATCCTGGATGAACAGGAAGAGGAACCACCCACCAGACAGATGTCACAACTCTGTATAAGAGATATTGTTCCCCCTAATTCTTTACCCTGCAGGAAATCACCAGGGTGTCCTATGCGGGCCACTCAACAAGCCTCTATACCTACCTGGGGACAGATTAAGACGCTTTGTCACCAGGCACAAGGGATAGCTTCCCTGCAGGGCTCTCCAGTCTCTCCGGAGAGAGTGTTTATTGCTATGCTTGCCTTACTATCTTGCCAGGTAAGCGCCTCCTCTCCCGCTCCAGAAAAGTATTGGGCATACTTCCCAGATCCTCCAACCTTCCAAGTAGTTACTTGGAACAATGCCCCTATACGGGTCCACACAAACCAGCCTCATTTATTGGGAGGACATTATACTTTCTATACAGAGGAGGAATACCCTATTAATTTCAATTATACCTTTAGGGGATTAACAGATGATCTCCCTGTTTGTTTTAACTTCCCTTTTGATCATACAGGAAGCTATATTACTCCTACCAAAGAAGGATGTATTGGAGCCTCTGAAAAAGCAATTATAACAGATTCTCCATCCTTAAGATATCGGTCAGTTTGGGTATTACTGGCTCGTATGCCTGGGATCCTTGACCCCTATAAATCCCTGCATTTTAAATCTCCACCAAAATATCCAAATTGTCATAATGCTGCCCCTTCAGATGCCATATGGAAAACTATAGATGGTCATTCAGGATATCCGATTTGGAAATCTTGTACTTATAATTCTAGAATTGACTACAGAATACCAGGAGGAAATTATACCATTCAGGACTGGAGCAACCCGGATCCAGGTCAGGATCCAATGATTGATGATGCATTTAAAGGGAGATTTGACAATTGGAAAGAATATTCAGTTCCTTGGCCATTACGCGCCACTAGATGGCATCGTAATCAATTTGTTCCTCCTATGCTGTCTTATACGGCTAAGGGCAGAACTTATTGGCAACCAGAAATTTGGAAGGCCCTTACCGCTACTGCCCTTATTACCTTAACCCGGCCAGAAAATATTTCTACTTATTCTATTTTAGCTTGTCTACCCTcgccttatgtttttctcttcactaatgatTCCAAGAGACTTAATATACAcatgaattattcaggtggacctaatatagtaacttgtgaacaatgtatgctctcatcttgtttggcccctcaatataatgtttgctcttttgtGGTGTTGCAACGCCCACCCTATCTTATGGTGCCTGTAACTATAACTACACATTGGTATGATAACTATGGTCTTGCTGTAATACAACAAGTGCGGGATTTAATGCGATCACGACGGTTAGCGGGCTTACTTTTACTGGGAATAGCAACTTTAATAACTGGAATTACTTCTGTTTATATGGCAGCAGTTTCATTGACTGAACAAGTACACACTGCTCAATATGTTGATGCTAtgtccaaaaatgtttctttagcaTTGGCAACAGAGGAAGCTATATTCAGGAAGCTGGAGATGAGGATAGATGCCCTAGAGGAAGCAATATTGCATATTGGAAATGAATTGCAGGCTTTAAAAGTGAGATTGGCACTGTCCTGTCATGCCGACTATCGGTGGATTTGtgtaacacccctgaaagtaaatgagacagattatgactggcaaaaaattaaaaatcatattttaggtGTCTGGAACAGCTCCGACATTAGTTTAGATTTAAGGAAACTTCACAGTCAAATAACAACCATAGAACGCTCTCACTTAGATTTTACTGCCTCAGGAGTAGCAAGTGACTTCTTCCATACAATCTCTAACTTTGTTTCAGGAAAGTACTTTCTGTCTGCTATTTTTAACTATGCTGCTGTGGCCGCTATAATTCTGCTTATCAtattcattcttccttgtattgtcagaatTTTCCGACAGAGCATTCAGAAGCTCGAGACTGAATTGCATACGGgtttcttaagaaataaaaatgggggAGATGCCGGGACccagcacgggagttcccacccatga